In a genomic window of Magnolia sinica isolate HGM2019 chromosome 14, MsV1, whole genome shotgun sequence:
- the LOC131225789 gene encoding uncharacterized protein LOC131225789, producing the protein MVIVFLKELWPDVKDSNLFQAPLYWDLYAPRGLNTARIFFTCHNFEYQGTTPASELASYGIDVHQLSRHDRMQENASHDRVNLIKVINFNGSFELRKRHQGATCFTCPHSLGCDCVLQHCNNSISIFLSLPQLSLCLCPDFAQKYDNMGAEMAVLVQVIPLTTNSISNAF; encoded by the exons ATGGTGATTGTTTTCTTGAAGGAGCTGTGGCCAGATGTAAAGGACTCAAATTTATTTCAG GCACCACTCTATTGGGATTTGTATGCTCCTAGAGGTTTGAATACGGCTAGGATTTTCTTTACATGCCACAATTTTGAGTATCAGGGGACAACACCTGCTTCAGAGTTGGCATCCTATGGCATTGATGTTCACCAGCTGAGTAGACATGATAGGATGCAGGAAAATGCATCACATGATAGAGTCAATCTAATTAAGGTAATTAATTTCAATGGTTCATTTGAATTAAGAAAAAGGCATCAAGGTGCGACGTGTTTTACATGTCCCCATTCTTTAGGGTGTGATTGTGTTCTCCAACATTGTAACAATAGTATCTCCAtctttctctccctgccccaactctctctctgtctctgcccTGATTTTGCTCAAAAATATGATAACATGGGGGCTGAAATGGCTGTCCTTGTTCAGGTGATACCTCTTACCACTAACTCCATCTCCAATGCATTTTGA